The segment cgcctcACTTCCGTGCCGCTCACCCTGCCCTGCACTGCCCCACCTCTCCCATGTGCACCACGTGCTGACAACAGTCGCCCCTCCAGATGAAATGGACCTCGCAAGAGCCGGCCGTGCTCCAGAGCTACCGACGAGCCTACCGTCTCGACACCCCGTCGACGTTCAAGAACCCCCTCAGCCACGTCGTCCTCGGCCAGGGCATAGGTCGCATGTCGCCCACCATGGCACGCGCAAAGTCGAGACGACGAGTGCACAAAGACCAGCTCGCAATGGCTGTGAGAAAGAACTTTAACGCTCTTGGCGTCACCGAGAGCGACGTCATCGTCGACTGGCTGTACAAGACGAAACACCAAGGTACGTGTCTGCCGGCACTCCACACGGCATCCTCCAGCCGCTGACGACCACAACCAGACAAAGAATTTCGCGTACGATTTACGCCGCAACGCAAGTGAGCTCGACTCTGCTCACACGACacacgcacacacacacacacacctTCGCTTTATTTTCAGACCTTTTCGTCGATACCCAGTCGTGGCACAACAGCCAGCGACCATTAGATATAATGAGCATGAGCATGAGCATTTTGCGAGGCGTTCAGGATACAGGCACGCCCGCGGACGGGCGACACGCGCCGCGGGTGAGAGCTCGTCGCCCTCTGGCGCTTGGGAGCCGGACACGTCAATGATGACCCCACGTGCAACGCGGCATAACCGCTTGCAGACGATACACTTTATGGagaactaggttataatggcTATTTGGTATTACACACTCGGCTCCATGGTTGGCAGGTCTCGGGATGCTTACCGAGAGCTTTTTGTTCCGCTGTGCCACTCGAGCTTCCACTAGCACGCACACCCACACGCGACCTGAAGAAGCTTCGCTCAAACTGTGTACATCCAACGCCAATGTTGTGTTTGTATACATCAGTAACAATAGCAACACTACCGCCGTGCTGCGCTAGAACCGCATTGCTCTCGAAGGTGCTGGAAGACGCGCCCACTTGCCGAGGGCCAAAGCTCGTCGCGCGTCATTGGTCGCAGGGGGACCGACCGCTCAAAAAGTTCATCCACTCCATCGACATCCAAGTCGCCCATCCAGCACTCGCATACTGCAGCATCACCACGTTCTTTTTCAGCGCCTCTTCTAACTTTCCACCATGAGTTTTGTCGGTCCAATGCCGCTGAAGGCGGTGGCTCCCGCGCGCATAGTGTCCGCCTCTCGCCAGTGCCAGAGAAGGAACATGTCGCGAGCGAGAACGCAGATGAAGAGGCCGGCGCTGGCTGCgcagacacagacacagaaTGCGCCATCCATACGAGTATGTTTCATTCACGATTCGCCCCGTTTGCGTCGAACAGGTCACTGATGGGACGGACAGCTCTTCCACGCATCACCTACCACACACGCAATGACAGATCCCTACAAGACACTCGGTGTCGACAAGAGCGCCACGGCCGCCGACATCAAGAAAGCTTACTACGGCCTCGCGAAGAAGTACCACCCCGACACGAACAAGGAGCCCACCGCCAAGGAGAAGTTCGCCGCCGCCCAGTCCGCATACGAAGTTCTATCCgacaaggagaagaaggctgCCTACGATTCTTACGGCTCGTCAGCCTTTGACCAAAATGGCGGGTTCAACCCAGGCGCCGGCGCCGGCGCCGGGCCTGGAGGCAACCCATTCGGCGGAGGATTTGGAGGCTTCGGTGGATTCGGTGGTGCACAAGGCGGTTTCGGCGGCCAAGGAGGCTTCCAGGACATCAACTTTGAGGATTTATTTGGCGCATTTGCTGGTGGCAGAAGGCCAAGAGGAGGCGGTGGCCGGAGGAACCCGTTCCAGGAAGAGATCATGGTGGGCGACAACATCGAAGTACAGACGAACATCTCGTTCCTGGATGCAGCCAAGGGCGTCAAGAAGGAGATACACATTACGCCGATGGTGGAGTGCGGGACATGTAAAGGCAAGGGCATGAAGGCTGGTGCCAAGAAGGCCGAGTGCAAGGGCTGCGGCGGCACCGGACAGAGAGTCACGAGCATGGGTGGCTTCCACATGAGCGCAACATGTTCGCAGTGTGGCGGCTCTGGCTTCGCGATACCACGCGGCTCGTCGTGTGGAACCTGCGGCGGCGACGGAGCTGTCAAGGAACGCAAGACGATACAGATCGACATCCCCGGTGGCGTGGAGGACGGGATGCGCCTGCGCGTCAACGGCGAGGGCGATGCAGCGCTCACAGGGCAGGCCATGTCCGGCGGCACAGTGCGCGGCCAGAAGGGCGACCTTTACGTGCTCATCCGCGTAGCGGCCGATAGCAAGTTCAAGCGCAACGGCTCTGATATTCTTCACACTGCGACCATTCCCTTCACAACCGCCGTTCTCGGTGGGGAAATCAAGGTCCCCACCCTTGACGGCGAAGTCATGGTCAAGGTGCCAACTGGCTCAGGAACAGGCGACAACATCACCCTCTCAGGCATGGGTATGAAGGTGCTCTCTAGCGGACGTCGCGGTGCTGGCAAGGGAGACTTGAAGGTCGAGTTCAAGGTCAACATGCCGAAGTACCTCTCTGTGAACCAGCGGACGATCCTGGAGATGCTGGCGGACGAGATGGGCGACAAGAGCGCAAAGAGGATCATGAACTTGAGCAAGTTCAGGGAAGACGCGCAAGCGGCGGCAGAAAAGCCATCGACTGCATCGACGCCGGACGAGCACAAGAACGAGGGCTTTCTGAAGAGCGCGTGGCACAACCTCACCGGGCAACACAACCACTTGAAGAAGGATCAGCCGAAGAAGGACGAGCCGACAAGCGAGAAGAAGGACGACGAGAAGAAGGGCGCTGGTTCGGCGTGAGGTTGAGCAAGGCTCTGTGTATATTTATTTGACATGTTGTACAACACTTGGACTGGCGCATACGGTGGATGTCCACTGTGCGCGCACACGGACGATTGCAAGCATTTCTGGCGTTGAGTTGCGGTCGAGATGTGTAGACGTACCTGCTGTAGTCGTTGGCCTCTCGACTCTGGCTTGTATAGTAtagtaaagtatagtaaGGTATAGTAAGGTATAGTAAGGTATAGTAAGGTATAGTAAGGTATAGTGAGGTATAGTGAGGTATAGTGAGGTATAGTGAGGTATAGTGAGGTATAGTGAGGTATAGTGAGGTAtagtaaagtatagtaaagtatagtaaagtATAGTCAAGtaagtagagtatagtaaagtatagtaaagtatagtataggATACATGTAATAGCAAACCGTATCCACTCGACAGCATCGACCGGCAACACTCGTAGCTCCGCGCTTCCCTATCTTCCCCCCCAGGGCGCGTACAGAGGGTGAAGTCGCCTCGACGGCTCTGAAGACGCCCGTTCGCAGCACCCACAATGCTCCGCACCGAGCGCTTCGGCGAAGCCATGCTGCGGTCTCTCGAGGACGTGATTGGCCGAAGCAAACCACAGGGCTGGGATCACCCCGTACAGCTAGCGAGGATGTGGCTGCCTCGAAGGGACCTGTAGAGCAGCGCTCGTGGTGTTGAGCGCCTAGACGGCTCGAGTGAGCGTGTGCAGATTGCATCGTTGGAGTGCCGGCGTGCTTATGCGTGTGCCTGCAGTGGCCCATGTAGGTAACGACCGACCGACCGAGCGCGTTGTGGAACCCCGCCTGAGCACTGGAGTTCCaacacgacgacgacgacgacgacgacgacttgACGTGCATCTCACCGCCACTGCCTGCGATTGCTACATCTCGAGGCCGTCCCTCGTCCTCTCGCACGGAAAGAGTCAAGTAGCACGGTGATACCGGCCCAGCGCATGCAGTGCCACGAGACGCACGCCAGCTGGTGAACAGCACGACTCGGCCACGCTATCCTGGTAACCTCCGTCATCCCGCTCCGCTGGACTATCGATTGATGCCTCGGACGCGACCCACGCCTGCGCGACTGCCATAGCATTCTCCcttcttactcttactcttGCACAGCACGTGCAGCGCTTCTGCTGGCGACTCGGCGCTCCATTGCATCCGCCACCGTCTCGCCATTCCGCTCACCAAACCCAACCCAACCCAACCCAACCCAACGGCTGCGCCCGCTGCGCTAGGCAGCACCATGGCCACCCAGATCCCCATGATTTCGGTCCCGCTGAAGCAGACCAACGAGATCGACTGGATCCAGCCGTTGAAGGGCTACATACGGCAGACGTACGGCGATGACCCCGAACGCTATGCGGAAGAGTGTGCAACCCTCAACCGGTTACGGCAGGACATGCGCGGCGCAGGGAAGGACAGCGCGGCGGGGAGAGACCTGCTGTACAGATACTACGGGCAGCTGGAGCTGCTCGACCTCAGATTCCCAGTCGACGAGAACCACATCAAGATCAGCTTCACATGGTGCGTTGGTAACATCACGTCACGGCGTTCATGTTGGCCGGGCCATCATCTGACATGACCAGGTTCGACGCCTTCACACACAAGCCCACCTCTCAGTACTCTCTCGCCTACGAGAAAGCCAGCATCATCTTCAACATCTCCGCCGTCCTGTCCTGCCACGCAGCGCACCAGAACCGCCACGAGGACGTCGGCCTCAAGACTGCCTACCACTCCTTCCAGGCCTCGGCCGGCATGTTCACCTACATCAACGAGAACTTCCTGCACGCCCCTAGCCAGGACCTGGGAAGAGAGACGGTCAAGTGTCTGATCAGCGTCATGCTGGCCCAGGCGCAGGAGGTGTTTCTGGAGAAGCAGGTCGTGGACGGGAAGAAGGTCGGCTTGCTGGCGAAGCTGGCGAGTCAGGCAGCGTTCCTGTATGCCCAGGCCACTGAAGGCGCGCAGGAGAATGTCACGAATGCGGTGTTTGAAAAGGTCTGGTTGTTGGTTTGCCAGGTAGGTCCCACTACACAAGGCGTTTCGCTTGGTGCTGACGTGACGCAGATCAAAGCAAACTACATGGCCTCAGCGGCGCAATACTACCAAGCGCTCGCCGATGACGACGCGAACGCGCACGGAGTCGCCATCTGCCGACTCCAGGTCGCAGAGACGAGCGCTCGGGACGCAAACCGCGCAGCCAACAGCTTTCCCAACTCGGCGCCCGCAAACTCAAACTTGACTTCGGAAACGCACGGCATACTGTCTGAGATGACCAAAAAGCATCTCTCGAACGTCCAGGAGAAGCTGGCCGAGTTCATGAAGGACAACGATTTCATCTACCACCAAGGTATTCCAAACGAGGCTTCGCTAACGCCGATCCCGAAGCTGCCCGCAGCGAAAGCGATACCCGTCAGCGAATTGTATCAAGGCCAGGACGTGCAGAGAATCATTGGACCCGACATCTTCCAGAAAATCGTACCCCTAGCCGTCACAGAATCCGCAAGTCTCTACGACGAGGAGAAGGCGAAGCTGATCCGTGCCGAGAGCGAGAGGGTCGAAGTCGCAAACGACGAAATGGCAGCCAGCCTCGACTACTTGAAGCTCCCAGATAGCTTGAATGTGCTGCGCGGAGGCATGGACCAGGATATGATGGTCGACTCGGACTTCCGGAAGTGGTGTGAGGATCTTGCCGGCCACCAATCGTTTTCGTCGGCTTTCGATCAGCTGAACCGTGACAAGTCGGAGATTGCTGGCACATTGGACGCCAGCATGAAGCAGCTGGACATGGAGGAGAGCGTATGCGAGAAGATGCGGTCCAAGTACGGTCCGGAGTGGACGCAGCAGCCCAGCTCAAGACTTACGGCGACACTGCGGAGCGATATCAGGAACTACCGTGGAGCGGTAGATGAGGCGAGTACGAGCGATGCGCAGCTGTACAACACCTTCCGGCAGTGCGAGGCGGATTTTGATGAGATGCGTTCCGCCGGTGAGACGGACGAGGCGGATGTGCTGTACCAGAGAGCTATGATCAAGGCCGGTGCTCAGAAGGGCAAGAGTCCAAGACCTGCAGAAGGCAATCTCATCGACGACGACTTTGACGACGGACCGACGGTTTCAGATCAGATCGCGGCTGTCGAGGACTTGCTGCGGAAACTGAATCTGGTTAAGAAAGAGCGGGCCCAGATACTGCTCGATCTGAAGGGCAAGGTATGTGCGGGTTCATCTGGCATGCCTGTAGTTGCTAATTGAGCCAGGTACATTCCGACGACATCTCGAACGTCCTTATTCTCAACAAGAAGGCGATTGCGAACCAGGAGTCGCAGCTCTTCAAAGCCGAGCTCGAAAAGTTCCGACCACACCAGAACCGCATCCTGCAAGCCAACCACAAGCAAGCATCCCTACTCAAGGAACTCACACGCACCTATTCGGACCTTCTCAAAGACAAACGCGTCAGGTCAGAGCAAAGTAAATACGAAGCCTTCTCGAGACAGCGAAACACCGTCATGACCAAGTACCGGAGGGTCAACCAGAACTTCAACGACCTCGTGGCTGGCCTCAACCGCGCTCAGCAGTTCT is part of the Ascochyta rabiei chromosome 21, complete sequence genome and harbors:
- a CDS encoding mdj1 protein precursor — its product is MSFVGPMPLKAVAPARIVSASRQCQRRNMSRARTQMKRPALAAQTQTQNAPSIRLFHASPTTHAMTDPYKTLGVDKSATAADIKKAYYGLAKKYHPDTNKEPTAKEKFAAAQSAYEVLSDKEKKAAYDSYGSSAFDQNGGFNPGAGAGAGPGGNPFGGGFGGFGGFGGAQGGFGGQGGFQDINFEDLFGAFAGGRRPRGGGGRRNPFQEEIMVGDNIEVQTNISFLDAAKGVKKEIHITPMVECGTCKGKGMKAGAKKAECKGCGGTGQRVTSMGGFHMSATCSQCGGSGFAIPRGSSCGTCGGDGAVKERKTIQIDIPGGVEDGMRLRVNGEGDAALTGQAMSGGTVRGQKGDLYVLIRVAADSKFKRNGSDILHTATIPFTTAVLGGEIKVPTLDGEVMVKVPTGSGTGDNITLSGMGMKVLSSGRRGAGKGDLKVEFKVNMPKYLSVNQRTILEMLADEMGDKSAKRIMNLSKFREDAQAAAEKPSTASTPDEHKNEGFLKSAWHNLTGQHNHLKKDQPKKDEPTSEKKDDEKKGAGSA
- a CDS encoding bck1-like resistance to osmotic shock, whose translation is MATQIPMISVPLKQTNEIDWIQPLKGYIRQTYGDDPERYAEECATLNRLRQDMRGAGKDSAAGRDLLYRYYGQLELLDLRFPVDENHIKISFTWFDAFTHKPTSQYSLAYEKASIIFNISAVLSCHAAHQNRHEDVGLKTAYHSFQASAGMFTYINENFLHAPSQDLGRETVKCLISVMLAQAQEVFLEKQVVDGKKVGLLAKLASQAAFLYAQATEGAQENVTNAVFEKVWLLVCQIKANYMASAAQYYQALADDDANAHGVAICRLQVAETSARDANRAANSFPNSAPANSNLTSETHGILSEMTKKHLSNVQEKLAEFMKDNDFIYHQGIPNEASLTPIPKLPAAKAIPVSELYQGQDVQRIIGPDIFQKIVPLAVTESASLYDEEKAKLIRAESERVEVANDEMAASLDYLKLPDSLNVLRGGMDQDMMVDSDFRKWCEDLAGHQSFSSAFDQLNRDKSEIAGTLDASMKQLDMEESVCEKMRSKYGPEWTQQPSSRLTATLRSDIRNYRGAVDEASTSDAQLYNTFRQCEADFDEMRSAGETDEADVLYQRAMIKAGAQKGKSPRPAEGNLIDDDFDDGPTVSDQIAAVEDLLRKLNLVKKERAQILLDLKGKVHSDDISNVLILNKKAIANQESQLFKAELEKFRPHQNRILQANHKQASLLKELTRTYSDLLKDKRVRSEQSKYEAFSRQRNTVMTKYRRVNQNFNDLVAGLNRAQQFYSEMKETVSSLQKNVETFVNNRRSEGGQLLARIEQSKSQGADHEQQRLKDLMERMSMEPSGSPVSAGSGRKKSVPPPLSSIPGYPSTSPAGHVQYNPAASPPVTPRYPPTTQQSFMSPQQSYSGAASNTFQPPPPRRESYQQYPQHQHQTSQSYNPAQHQYNPVSPPAHQQFFSPPPPQHPQHQPWGQPPPQQPPPQPQWGQNVPQGYVPPPPPPGPPPQQDYSHFSQGSYPAGPGGYAQRPAQGQAQGQGQGGSDPWAGLSGWK